The proteins below are encoded in one region of Belonocnema kinseyi isolate 2016_QV_RU_SX_M_011 chromosome 5, B_treatae_v1, whole genome shotgun sequence:
- the LOC117173915 gene encoding peroxidase-like, whose amino-acid sequence MARGLFNQPQDGADKYYDKKITLFRRKGRLTKDLGIDLRVLDIQRDRDHGLRHYIDYRILYGLPEASNWDDLLDSISSEA is encoded by the exons ATGGCGAGGGGATTATTTAACCAGCCTCAAGATGGAGCTGATAAGTACTACGATAAAAAG ATCACTCTTTTTCGGCGCAAAGGCAGATTAACAAAGGATTTGGGAATTGATCTTCGAGTCTTGGATATTCAAAGAGATCGAGACCACGGTCTTCGACATTACATTGATTATCGTATTCTCTACGGACTTCCAGAAGCTTCTAACTGGGATGACCTTTTAGATTCAATTTCTTCTGAggcatga